The following coding sequences lie in one Arachis ipaensis cultivar K30076 chromosome B03, Araip1.1, whole genome shotgun sequence genomic window:
- the LOC107630412 gene encoding uncharacterized protein LOC107630412 gives MVHVSESSDSSKHNRSNGFLVAITAVFSLLAKRASRLKSKPKFAAAKTVTDGGFDDDDWKIELRTPPPKSPLAAPKKLLSNISSKALLPFGHHNQKKKGSGCSAAAEGGWGDGGVWQKEILMGGKCEPLDFSGVIYYDINGKQVSEVPLRSPRASPLPGYLTRPTQEAH, from the coding sequence ATGGTTCACGTTTCAGAATCCTCAGATTCTTCGAAACATAATCGCTCCAATGGCTTCCTCGTAGCAATAACTGCCGTCTTCTCTCTCCTCGCCAAACGTGCCAGCCGCCTTAAGTCTAAACCAAAATTCGCTGCGGCCAAAACCGTGACGGACGGAGGCTTTGACGACGACGATTGGAAAATTGAGCTGAGGACACCGCCGCCGAAGTCTCCGCTGGCGGCGCCGAAGAAGCTGCTCAGCAACATAAGCAGCAAGGCGTTGCTGCCATTCGGTCATCACAACCAGAAGAAGAAGGGAAGTGGTTGTAGTGCGGCGGCGGAGGGTGGTTGGGGCGACGGTGGAGTGTGGCAGAAGGAGATACTGATGGGAGGGAAGTGTGAGCCGTTGGATTTCTCCGGCGTTATATATTACGATATCAACGGAAAGCAGGTGAGTGAGGTTCCTCTTAGGTCCCCACGCGCCAGCCCCTTGCCTGGGTATCTCACGCGCCCTACACAAGAAGCTcactga
- the LOC107634419 gene encoding serine/threonine-protein phosphatase 5-like, with translation MCPNDTDASKKLKECEKAVMKFKLEEAIAVPEHQRRPIADSIDFHSIDVEPQYSGARIDGDVVTLDFVKKMMDDFKNQKCLHKRYAFQIVLQTREMLKALPSLVDINDGKHFTVCGKLVYHIFVQTKSRTPEKNLCT, from the exons ATGTGCCCAAATGACACTGATGCATCAAAGAAATTGAAGGAGTGTGAAAAAGCTGTTATGAAATTTAaacttgaagaagcaattgctgTGCCAGAGCATCAAAGACGTCCAATAGCCGACTCCATAGATTTCCATTCTATAG ATGTGGAGCCACAATATTCAGGAGCAAGAATAGATGGGGATGTTGTTACTTTGGATTTTGTGAAGAAAATGATGGATGATTTCAAGAATCAAAAGTGCTTACACAAACG TTATGCATTCCAGATTGTATTGCAAACCAGAGAAATGTTGAAAGCTTTGCCTTCTCTTGTTGATATAAATGATGGCAAACATTTTACTGTCTGTGGCAAACTTGTGTACCACATCTTTGTGCAGACAAAGAGTAGGACTCCAGAAAAGAATTTATGTACTTAG